A portion of the Acidisarcina polymorpha genome contains these proteins:
- a CDS encoding TetR/AcrR family transcriptional regulator: protein MRASLREEILKSGLRLMFQFGYVGASVRDICSAAGAPTGSFTNHFGSKEVFAKEVLDRYFLNLQRHVKNALEDTSLSPRQRLERYIENMTDVLAADKWGRGCLIGDFSLETAGQSKILRKRLESIFQEWRQPFATCIQEAQECGEIDSTFAPVDLAEFLLASWEGAILRMKVEGGPAALHRFRQIVFGTVLKKSGTVCLGDLSQFHPPGQRS, encoded by the coding sequence ATGAGAGCTTCTCTGCGCGAAGAGATTCTGAAATCAGGCCTCAGGCTGATGTTCCAGTTTGGCTATGTGGGTGCGTCGGTGCGCGATATCTGTAGTGCGGCGGGAGCACCCACGGGGTCGTTCACCAACCACTTCGGATCAAAAGAAGTGTTCGCAAAAGAGGTGTTGGACCGCTACTTCCTGAATCTTCAACGTCATGTGAAGAACGCCCTTGAAGACACATCGCTCTCGCCAAGGCAAAGACTGGAGCGTTACATAGAGAACATGACGGATGTTCTGGCGGCTGACAAATGGGGCCGCGGCTGTCTAATCGGGGACTTCAGTCTTGAAACCGCTGGTCAAAGCAAAATACTCCGCAAGCGATTGGAAAGCATCTTTCAGGAGTGGCGTCAGCCCTTCGCCACATGCATTCAGGAGGCGCAGGAGTGCGGTGAGATTGATTCAACGTTTGCGCCGGTTGATCTCGCTGAATTTCTTCTTGCTTCTTGGGAAGGCGCCATTCTAAGAATGAAGGTGGAAGGAGGCCCGGCTGCCCTGCACCGATTTCGACAAATCGTTTTCGGAACGGTCCTCAAGAAGTCAGGGACAGTCTGCTTGGGTGATCTTTCTCAGTTCCACCCCCCGGGGCAGCGCTCGTAA
- a CDS encoding SDR family oxidoreductase, whose translation MKGLGKSRFGDEARFTEFTERFPLKRAASPKEIGDAMAFLASDRSAYTSGVIYTIDGGLCARGF comes from the coding sequence ATGAAGGGGCTAGGGAAAAGCCGGTTTGGCGATGAGGCTCGCTTTACCGAGTTTACCGAGCGCTTTCCTCTGAAACGCGCAGCATCGCCCAAAGAAATCGGGGATGCCATGGCATTCCTCGCGTCCGATCGGTCTGCATACACGAGTGGCGTGATTTACACGATTGATGGCGGGCTCTGTGCAAGGGGATTTTGA
- a CDS encoding macrolide family glycosyltransferase: protein MPLIAFFNLPAQGHLNPTVPIVEELVRQGIDVHYFIGEKYRQDIERAGATFHPLPPLKRLGGGSPQAVPAPDDRQIALMPFAMGHQAPQVIPKLVEELQALRPDCIVYNTLSLWPRLAANILDLPAIGFRPFHAPRASRRVGPPFSTERLARLAAATDQGLSSLMTSYGKSALGLNDLVSQEDDRTLMFIVKELQHDAGSFDDRFLFVGPCLVKRQNESWPFAESDMRRSRVYISLGTMRNDDPEFYRDCFSGFRAEEWEAVMSVGNHIDLNLLEPVPKNFIVARSVRQTAILPHADVFVTHGGLNSVMESLACGVPMVLVPSIKEQRLTADRVQALGCGVVVEREAITAESLLQNASAIAGNEDVRGRVSQMQDNIARAGGYKGAAEAIIDYATRKSS, encoded by the coding sequence ATGCCATTGATTGCGTTCTTCAATCTTCCTGCTCAGGGACATCTCAATCCAACAGTTCCCATCGTCGAGGAACTCGTTCGCCAAGGGATCGATGTTCACTATTTCATCGGCGAGAAGTACCGGCAGGACATAGAGCGAGCAGGAGCCACATTTCATCCGCTTCCGCCGTTGAAGCGATTAGGAGGAGGTTCGCCTCAAGCGGTGCCTGCACCGGACGACCGGCAAATCGCTCTGATGCCCTTCGCCATGGGACACCAGGCACCGCAGGTCATCCCCAAACTGGTCGAAGAACTCCAAGCACTTCGGCCTGATTGCATCGTTTACAACACGCTAAGCCTGTGGCCGCGTTTAGCCGCCAACATTCTCGATCTACCAGCGATAGGCTTTCGTCCATTTCACGCGCCTCGTGCTTCAAGACGCGTGGGTCCCCCGTTCTCCACGGAGAGATTAGCGAGACTTGCGGCTGCGACGGACCAAGGATTGTCGTCTCTCATGACCTCCTATGGAAAGTCCGCTTTGGGGTTGAACGATCTTGTCTCGCAAGAAGACGACCGGACACTGATGTTCATTGTGAAAGAGCTTCAACACGATGCGGGATCCTTCGATGATCGATTCCTGTTTGTAGGGCCTTGTCTTGTTAAGCGCCAGAATGAGTCGTGGCCATTTGCAGAAAGCGACATGCGCCGTAGTCGCGTTTACATATCGCTGGGAACCATGAGAAATGACGACCCCGAGTTTTATCGCGATTGCTTTTCGGGGTTTCGAGCAGAAGAGTGGGAAGCTGTTATGTCGGTCGGCAATCACATCGATCTGAACCTTCTGGAGCCGGTCCCCAAAAACTTTATAGTAGCCCGAAGCGTGCGACAGACTGCGATTCTGCCGCACGCAGACGTGTTCGTTACCCATGGAGGTTTGAATAGTGTTATGGAGAGCCTTGCTTGTGGCGTACCGATGGTCCTGGTGCCTTCTATTAAAGAGCAGAGGCTCACGGCAGACCGTGTACAGGCTCTGGGATGTGGAGTAGTGGTAGAACGGGAAGCGATTACAGCAGAATCCTTGTTGCAGAATGCATCGGCAATCGCGGGTAATGAGGATGTCAGAGGTCGGGTCAGCCAGATGCAGGACAACATCGCGAGAGCCGGCGGGTATAAGGGAGCGGCCGAAGCAATCATCGATTATGCGACTCGAAAATCGTCGTGA
- a CDS encoding TetR/AcrR family transcriptional regulator codes for MAAKLGTEESILACASEILERDGPAGVTTRAVCTAAGITAPTLYHHFGDKDGLLNEIVSRGVRQFTDQKRNIQASKDAFEDLQRGWHMFLEFSLSRPWLFRLMIERANQNPELVREVHSITRTRLARLDVEGRLTTDVDFAAQVVLASSNGVMGLFMQGASRKEIEATGAFMFAAITNQLIRPLNGAKKPKQDRKS; via the coding sequence ATGGCCGCCAAATTAGGCACAGAGGAGTCAATCCTGGCTTGTGCCTCGGAGATTCTTGAGCGGGATGGTCCCGCAGGTGTAACCACAAGGGCAGTGTGTACTGCCGCAGGCATAACCGCACCTACGCTCTACCACCATTTCGGCGACAAAGACGGTCTGTTGAATGAGATCGTGTCACGCGGAGTGCGGCAGTTCACCGACCAAAAGCGCAACATTCAGGCATCGAAGGACGCCTTTGAGGATCTCCAACGCGGTTGGCACATGTTTCTCGAGTTCTCTCTCAGCAGACCATGGCTATTCCGGCTCATGATCGAGCGTGCTAATCAAAACCCGGAACTTGTCCGCGAAGTCCATTCCATAACGCGAACACGCCTTGCACGATTGGACGTGGAAGGGAGGCTGACGACGGACGTTGATTTTGCCGCCCAGGTTGTCCTCGCTTCATCGAATGGGGTGATGGGGCTGTTCATGCAGGGTGCTTCCCGCAAGGAGATCGAGGCGACAGGCGCATTCATGTTTGCGGCAATCACAAACCAACTGATCAGACCGCTGAATGGTGCGAAGAAGCCAAAGCAAGATCGGAAGAGCTAG
- a CDS encoding NAD(P)H-binding protein: MVTDSAALEGIFQKSDLDWTIVRPPQLTDTPFTGNYRVRLGHLPRMGFKIGRPDVAEYFVQAAADPPHSESSWSEQLAISL; encoded by the coding sequence GTGGTAACCGACTCGGCTGCGTTGGAAGGTATCTTCCAAAAGAGCGATCTCGACTGGACAATCGTCCGTCCCCCGCAGCTCACTGACACACCGTTCACCGGGAATTACCGGGTACGGCTTGGGCATCTTCCTCGCATGGGATTCAAGATTGGGCGGCCTGACGTGGCGGAATACTTCGTACAAGCGGCCGCAGATCCCCCTCATTCGGAAAGTAGTTGGTCTGAGCAACTAGCGATATCTCTCTAA
- a CDS encoding NAD-dependent epimerase/dehydratase family protein, whose amino-acid sequence MGATRGIGAETAIALAHHGWNIRALARNGCPKDSADSYEWVKGNALDRDSVVMAAKGVDAIVHAVNPAGYRKWAKLVLPMVDNTIAAAQASGARVLLPGTIYNFGAGAFPDLREDSPQQAETHKGKIRIALEQKLEAAGREGVRALIVRFGDFFGPRTGNSWFSQALVKPNRPVTSILNPGVKGIGHAWCYLPDAGEAFAQLMDRAEELATFESFHFRGHWDEDGTQMIMAIRRACDNQNIPVKTLPWWLLRLASPFNETMRELYATRPLWAAPIKLDNTKLLRFLGKEPHTPLLKAVETTLRGLRCIVG is encoded by the coding sequence GTGGGCGCCACGAGGGGTATCGGAGCCGAAACAGCGATCGCGCTCGCCCACCACGGATGGAACATCCGCGCGCTTGCAAGAAACGGATGCCCCAAAGACTCCGCTGACTCGTATGAGTGGGTCAAGGGGAATGCCCTTGACCGGGATTCCGTAGTGATGGCCGCGAAGGGCGTCGACGCCATCGTGCACGCTGTCAATCCTGCCGGATATCGCAAATGGGCAAAGCTTGTACTGCCGATGGTCGACAACACCATCGCCGCGGCTCAAGCCAGCGGCGCCCGCGTCCTGCTGCCAGGGACGATTTATAACTTCGGTGCAGGCGCATTCCCTGACCTCCGCGAAGACTCACCGCAACAGGCCGAAACGCACAAAGGAAAAATCCGGATCGCTCTCGAACAGAAGCTCGAAGCTGCTGGGCGGGAGGGCGTGCGTGCTCTCATTGTGCGTTTCGGCGACTTCTTCGGACCGAGGACCGGCAATAGCTGGTTTTCCCAAGCGCTCGTTAAACCCAACCGGCCTGTGACAAGCATCCTGAATCCTGGAGTTAAAGGCATCGGCCATGCTTGGTGTTACCTGCCCGACGCCGGAGAGGCATTCGCTCAGTTGATGGACCGCGCAGAGGAACTTGCGACATTCGAGAGCTTCCATTTTCGGGGACATTGGGATGAAGATGGCACTCAAATGATAATGGCGATCCGCCGAGCTTGTGACAACCAAAACATCCCCGTGAAAACCTTACCATGGTGGCTCCTCCGGCTAGCGTCTCCGTTCAACGAAACCATGCGCGAACTGTATGCAACTCGGCCACTGTGGGCCGCGCCCATCAAACTGGACAACACGAAGCTGTTGCGCTTTCTCGGCAAGGAACCTCATACGCCGTTGCTGAAGGCCGTGGAAACTACGCTGCGCGGTCTAAGGTGCATTGTGGGATGA
- a CDS encoding AraC family transcriptional regulator: MIVASAIRPNGLVVQIRRDPPGIMEIPGLESVLVSVHIGGPTRVDCHRARRHFSGTAVHGDIDVVPRHTPARWKLVGDADRSILLSLPYSLLQLASSPQSDPEIVSLNRFQVRDPVLESLATAAAREIEDGCPSGEAYLDGIGLSAASRLMACHRDEDNLSDPLHDALTGHRLKAVLAYIEDRLGADITLREIAGSVGVSSSHLTSLFRKTMGITVHQHVVKRRVERAKALLQESKLSIAEVALAVGFAHQSHMARQMGRILGLRPREVKKRERNAV; encoded by the coding sequence GTGATTGTCGCGAGTGCAATTCGTCCGAATGGATTGGTTGTCCAAATACGTCGAGATCCCCCAGGCATCATGGAGATTCCCGGCCTTGAAAGTGTTTTGGTAAGCGTCCATATTGGTGGACCTACCCGCGTGGATTGCCACCGTGCCCGGCGTCACTTTTCTGGAACTGCCGTGCATGGGGATATCGATGTCGTTCCCCGACACACGCCTGCACGCTGGAAGCTGGTCGGCGATGCGGACCGCTCGATTTTGCTGAGTTTGCCCTACTCGCTTCTCCAGTTGGCATCTTCGCCTCAATCCGATCCCGAGATCGTCTCGCTCAATCGCTTTCAGGTGCGCGATCCAGTTCTGGAATCCTTGGCGACAGCAGCGGCACGAGAAATCGAAGATGGCTGCCCGTCCGGCGAGGCCTATCTGGACGGCATCGGATTGTCAGCGGCATCCCGTCTGATGGCCTGTCATAGAGACGAGGATAACCTCAGCGATCCGCTGCACGATGCCCTGACAGGGCATCGGTTGAAAGCTGTTCTCGCGTACATTGAAGATCGGTTAGGCGCCGATATCACTCTTAGGGAGATTGCTGGTTCGGTTGGTGTCAGTTCGTCGCATCTGACGTCGCTATTTCGCAAAACGATGGGCATCACAGTTCATCAGCATGTGGTGAAGCGCCGTGTAGAACGAGCAAAAGCACTTCTTCAGGAGAGCAAGCTTTCGATCGCAGAGGTCGCGCTGGCAGTTGGCTTTGCGCACCAGAGTCACATGGCGCGCCAAATGGGACGCATTCTTGGGCTTAGACCGCGCGAGGTAAAGAAACGGGAACGCAATGCGGTGTAG
- a CDS encoding PD40 domain-containing protein, translated as MNSHDTASGILGHKCRLGLIALVGSLIWLTPLLLTAQSATPVTLDGNIHPDSDDTLAFTPDGNTVFFDRSEGPHKTIMVSHRLHGHWAKAEVASFSGQWFDQDPLVAPDGSYLLFNSDRPVRPGSKPLTQNYFVGGTAPGSNIWRVNRIGASWGKPVWLGPTINTDAFIDFASLAADGTLYFMRWNSTEKAMHIWRSAFRDGRYLAAELVTVGDPTVSVHDPAVAPDQSFMVLDYGKVKGGLGRLCIAFRDGNHWGKPIDLGDTLNKDLPWGAHLAPDGQTVYVTGQSGISQISFDSKFMAQLRQSDVGQKAE; from the coding sequence ATGAACAGCCACGACACTGCTTCTGGCATTTTGGGGCACAAATGCCGCCTTGGATTAATAGCGTTGGTTGGAAGCTTGATCTGGCTCACTCCTCTCTTGCTGACAGCACAGTCCGCGACGCCCGTTACGCTGGACGGCAATATCCACCCTGACAGCGACGACACGTTGGCGTTTACACCAGACGGAAATACAGTATTCTTCGACCGTAGCGAAGGTCCGCACAAGACCATCATGGTGTCCCATCGACTTCACGGCCACTGGGCAAAGGCAGAGGTCGCGAGCTTTTCGGGACAGTGGTTCGATCAAGATCCCTTGGTCGCTCCCGATGGCAGTTATCTCCTGTTCAATTCGGATCGTCCAGTCAGACCCGGTAGTAAGCCGCTGACCCAGAATTACTTTGTTGGAGGCACTGCACCCGGCTCAAACATTTGGAGAGTGAACCGCATTGGTGCCAGCTGGGGCAAACCTGTCTGGTTAGGTCCAACCATCAATACCGACGCCTTCATCGATTTTGCAAGCCTCGCTGCGGACGGCACGCTGTATTTCATGCGTTGGAACTCAACCGAGAAGGCGATGCACATTTGGCGTTCTGCCTTTAGGGACGGCAGATACCTAGCAGCCGAACTTGTGACCGTTGGTGATCCAACGGTGTCTGTGCATGATCCCGCAGTGGCACCGGATCAATCGTTCATGGTTCTTGACTATGGCAAGGTAAAAGGTGGCCTGGGACGCTTGTGCATTGCCTTTCGTGACGGCAATCACTGGGGTAAACCAATCGATTTGGGCGACACCCTTAATAAGGACCTTCCTTGGGGAGCGCACCTGGCGCCTGATGGACAAACCGTCTACGTCACTGGGCAATCAGGCATCTCACAAATCTCGTTTGATTCAAAGTTTATGGCTCAACTACGTCAGTCGGATGTAGGCCAAAAGGCCGAATGA
- a CDS encoding alpha/beta fold hydrolase, translating into MSASSLMALTIPTSALAQTRSILDTEWYSANRRFATLPMGRIAYLERGHGPRAALFLHGFPLNSFQWRGALERLSPYRRCIAPDLMGMGYSEGSDEQDITPATQVEMLASLLDYLKVQDVDVVANDAGGLVAQLLIARHPKRVRTLLLSNCDVDTNNPPEKFLPAVALAKRHMFAERYVTPQLANKQLARSVKGIGGQYTHPDSLTDSTIDMYFTPLIASPARKIQLDRYTVALGDSVLVPIRSDLERWKNPVRIVWALKDSFFGVEWAEWLDHRFSGSRGIRRLEDANLFFPEEMPDLIAEEAQALWAYRPRSRQPVR; encoded by the coding sequence ATGTCAGCTTCCTCATTGATGGCTTTGACCATTCCGACCTCTGCCCTAGCTCAAACCAGGTCCATACTGGACACAGAGTGGTACTCGGCGAATCGTCGCTTCGCGACACTGCCCATGGGACGCATCGCATACCTGGAACGCGGCCACGGTCCTCGCGCCGCACTCTTTCTTCACGGTTTCCCGCTCAATAGTTTTCAATGGCGCGGTGCGCTCGAGAGGCTCTCTCCGTATCGCCGCTGTATTGCACCTGATCTGATGGGCATGGGCTACAGTGAGGGCAGTGATGAACAGGACATCACGCCCGCAACCCAGGTCGAGATGCTGGCGTCTTTGCTGGACTACTTAAAAGTGCAGGATGTCGACGTTGTCGCCAACGATGCGGGAGGCCTCGTTGCCCAGCTACTCATTGCGCGCCACCCGAAACGGGTCCGCACCCTACTTCTGAGCAACTGCGATGTGGATACCAACAATCCTCCGGAGAAGTTTCTGCCCGCAGTTGCCCTTGCAAAGCGCCACATGTTTGCGGAGCGCTATGTAACTCCTCAGCTCGCTAATAAGCAACTTGCAAGATCGGTAAAAGGGATTGGTGGTCAGTACACGCATCCTGACAGTTTGACGGACAGCACCATCGACATGTACTTCACTCCATTGATTGCCTCGCCTGCGCGAAAGATCCAGCTTGATCGATACACCGTGGCTCTTGGCGACAGCGTACTTGTCCCCATACGTAGCGATCTGGAACGTTGGAAGAATCCTGTCCGTATCGTTTGGGCGCTGAAAGACAGCTTCTTCGGTGTCGAGTGGGCTGAGTGGCTGGATCATAGGTTCTCGGGCTCCCGTGGCATCCGCCGTCTTGAAGACGCGAACCTCTTTTTCCCTGAGGAGATGCCCGATTTGATTGCGGAAGAGGCGCAGGCGCTGTGGGCGTATCGCCCGAGGTCGCGACAACCTGTCCGCTAG
- a CDS encoding glycoside hydrolase domain-containing protein produces the protein MGLYFHGNEQYRHIPYLYNDVGEPWKTQALVRRIQKELYRPIPAGLCGMDDYGDLTGWYVTSALGYLQVDLASEYYEIGSPLFPEVTVKLPGKQPGVFTIRANHVSDVNKYIQSAKLNGKPLNVPRFRQVDMTAGGSLVFEMGPTPNLSWGTQSLGDLPDTRTR, from the coding sequence ATAGGCTTATATTTCCATGGGAACGAGCAGTATCGACACATCCCCTATCTCTACAACGATGTTGGAGAACCTTGGAAGACTCAAGCACTCGTTCGAAGAATTCAGAAGGAGTTGTACCGTCCGATTCCCGCCGGACTCTGCGGCATGGACGATTATGGGGACCTTACGGGTTGGTATGTGACCAGCGCGCTTGGTTATCTGCAAGTTGATCTCGCAAGTGAATATTACGAGATAGGAAGTCCGCTTTTCCCGGAGGTGACGGTCAAGTTGCCGGGTAAACAACCCGGAGTGTTTACAATCCGGGCCAACCACGTGTCTGACGTGAATAAGTATATCCAGTCGGCAAAACTAAATGGCAAGCCGCTTAACGTTCCACGCTTTAGACAGGTCGATATGACTGCCGGAGGGAGCCTTGTCTTTGAGATGGGACCTACGCCGAATCTCAGTTGGGGAACTCAGAGCCTCGGTGACCTTCCAGATACTAGAACTAGGTAG
- a CDS encoding haloalkane dehalogenase, with amino-acid sequence MSVCADVSLSKLEVLGSSIAYREAGDAEAPVVLFLHGNPTSSYIWRNILPIVAPVGHGIAPDLIGFGQSGKPEIEYSFADHVRYLDAFLEKAGITSAYIVAQDWGSGLAFHLAARRPGFVRGLAFMEFIRPMPTWDDFHPDQVETFQKFRTPEVGEEMILDNNLFIEGVLPGATVRKFTEEEMAVYRAPFITRESRRPTWKFPNELPIAGEPKDVYATMEIAHKALAESTYPKLLFVGDPGALISPAFAEEFVKGLKNASLVKLRSGLHYLQEDHPDVIGANVKEWLLEIGISASPKQVLSLQ; translated from the coding sequence ATGAGTGTGTGTGCAGATGTGTCGTTATCCAAACTTGAGGTGCTGGGTTCCAGCATCGCCTACCGCGAGGCCGGTGACGCGGAGGCGCCGGTGGTGCTTTTCCTGCACGGAAACCCAACCTCGTCCTACATCTGGCGCAACATCTTGCCGATCGTTGCACCCGTTGGCCACGGGATTGCGCCAGACCTCATCGGGTTCGGCCAGTCCGGCAAACCGGAAATAGAGTACAGCTTCGCCGATCACGTGCGGTATCTCGATGCCTTCCTTGAGAAGGCCGGAATCACTTCAGCTTATATCGTGGCCCAGGACTGGGGTTCCGGGCTGGCCTTTCATCTAGCCGCCCGTAGACCGGGCTTCGTTCGAGGTCTGGCCTTCATGGAGTTCATCCGTCCCATGCCGACCTGGGATGACTTCCATCCCGATCAAGTGGAGACATTCCAGAAATTCAGGACGCCGGAAGTGGGCGAGGAGATGATTCTCGACAACAATCTCTTTATCGAGGGCGTTCTACCGGGAGCCACGGTACGGAAGTTCACAGAGGAGGAGATGGCAGTCTACCGTGCACCTTTTATCACTCGCGAATCCCGTCGGCCCACCTGGAAGTTTCCGAACGAACTCCCGATTGCGGGAGAACCCAAGGATGTGTATGCCACGATGGAAATCGCGCATAAGGCCCTTGCGGAATCAACCTATCCAAAGCTCCTGTTCGTGGGCGACCCCGGAGCTCTGATTTCTCCTGCGTTTGCCGAGGAATTCGTCAAGGGCCTGAAAAACGCCAGCCTGGTTAAGCTCCGGTCCGGCTTGCACTATCTGCAGGAGGACCATCCGGATGTGATCGGAGCAAACGTGAAGGAGTGGTTACTGGAAATCGGCATCAGCGCCAGTCCAAAGCAAGTGCTCAGTCTGCAGTAA
- a CDS encoding NIPSNAP family protein: MSDGNPITCQVRYTLDLGKRNDFVKYAQMWIKLVNRYGGTHHGYFMPRTTPEGLGVSFPELAYDSPSDVAVALFTFPSEAAFRAYREDVKTDPECGAAEALMRDTGCFLKYERLFLERIER, encoded by the coding sequence GTGAGTGACGGCAATCCAATAACGTGCCAGGTACGATACACGCTTGATCTGGGCAAGCGGAATGACTTCGTGAAGTATGCCCAAATGTGGATCAAACTGGTGAACCGCTACGGCGGAACCCATCACGGATACTTCATGCCCCGCACTACTCCTGAAGGCCTTGGCGTGAGTTTCCCGGAGCTGGCCTATGACAGCCCCTCAGACGTGGCCGTAGCCCTGTTTACATTTCCAAGTGAAGCTGCCTTTCGAGCTTATCGCGAGGATGTCAAAACTGATCCCGAGTGTGGCGCCGCTGAAGCCCTGATGCGGGACACGGGCTGCTTTCTCAAGTACGAAAGGCTGTTCCTGGAACGGATTGAAAGGTGA
- a CDS encoding SDR family NAD(P)-dependent oxidoreductase, giving the protein MAKADQEKRGSVLVTGANGGIGLGVVRRLAETGWNVFAGVRSEASASAIDALRHKSITPVLLDVTDDASVATMRRQIEAASPAGLAALVNCAGIIVDGPLELIPVDHFRLQFEVNVVGPFAVTRALIPSLRRKAGRVINIGAVSARTTAPFFGPIAASKAALASLTDAMRMELAPFGIKVGLVEPGGIGTGIWNTSAALQTEGFKSQPSELIKVYKPAIDAMRAAFAKAGMDQPKVVVDAVVDGLTRSGGPKPRILVGKGASQLAFLSHLPINLRDSLLMSSLGISKALRPAAEQLVRSEATPLQQR; this is encoded by the coding sequence ATGGCAAAGGCAGATCAGGAGAAGCGGGGAAGCGTCCTCGTCACAGGAGCGAATGGCGGCATCGGTCTGGGCGTCGTACGAAGGCTGGCCGAGACTGGATGGAATGTGTTTGCGGGGGTCAGAAGCGAAGCTTCAGCATCTGCAATTGACGCACTCCGCCATAAATCGATAACACCAGTTTTGCTCGATGTGACCGATGATGCAAGCGTCGCAACCATGCGACGTCAGATTGAGGCTGCGAGCCCGGCAGGCTTGGCGGCTCTCGTCAACTGCGCGGGCATCATCGTTGATGGTCCGCTGGAATTAATTCCGGTTGATCACTTCCGACTGCAGTTCGAAGTGAATGTCGTAGGTCCCTTCGCGGTAACTCGCGCCCTGATTCCCTCGCTTCGCCGCAAAGCGGGCCGAGTTATCAATATTGGCGCCGTCTCCGCGCGAACAACAGCACCCTTCTTTGGGCCCATCGCGGCGTCAAAAGCTGCACTCGCTTCTCTGACGGACGCGATGCGAATGGAGTTGGCGCCTTTCGGAATCAAGGTGGGGCTCGTCGAGCCAGGCGGAATCGGGACAGGAATTTGGAATACTTCTGCCGCCCTTCAGACAGAAGGCTTCAAGAGCCAGCCCAGCGAACTCATCAAGGTTTATAAACCTGCCATAGACGCAATGCGTGCGGCCTTCGCTAAAGCCGGAATGGATCAACCGAAAGTCGTCGTTGATGCGGTTGTCGATGGTCTTACCCGCAGCGGTGGCCCCAAACCGCGGATTCTCGTCGGCAAGGGAGCCTCCCAATTGGCGTTCCTGAGCCACTTGCCTATCAATCTTCGCGATTCGTTGCTGATGTCGTCTTTGGGAATCAGCAAAGCTTTGCGACCGGCGGCAGAGCAGCTAGTCCGCTCTGAGGCGACACCACTTCAACAACGTTAG
- a CDS encoding short-chain dehydrogenase/reductase: protein MDLHLNGKRVLITGGSRGIGLAAAESFAEEGCHVHLAARDKSELEEAADRIRGQFGIKVVIHVVDLSLTSDVQRLANEAGEIDILINNAGDIPVGSIVNVSDTLWRKSWDLKVFGYINLTRLIYARMKARGAGVIINDIGASGERPDFDYVVGSSANAALMALTKALGGRSLEDGVRVVGVIQVLWRPIELFRS, encoded by the coding sequence GTGGATTTACATCTCAACGGAAAACGTGTCCTCATCACTGGTGGCTCAAGAGGCATCGGATTGGCAGCGGCAGAGTCGTTTGCAGAGGAAGGTTGCCATGTACACCTCGCCGCGCGAGACAAAAGCGAACTGGAAGAGGCCGCAGACAGGATACGCGGCCAATTCGGCATTAAAGTTGTCATTCACGTCGTAGACCTGTCGCTTACCAGCGATGTCCAACGGCTCGCGAATGAGGCTGGCGAGATCGACATACTAATCAACAATGCGGGAGATATTCCTGTCGGGTCTATCGTGAATGTATCCGACACCCTGTGGCGCAAGTCCTGGGACTTAAAGGTGTTTGGGTATATCAATTTGACCCGTCTGATCTACGCTCGGATGAAGGCCCGCGGTGCGGGGGTCATCATCAATGACATCGGAGCTTCGGGAGAGAGACCGGATTTCGATTACGTTGTCGGCAGTTCGGCAAACGCAGCCTTGATGGCGTTGACCAAAGCGCTGGGTGGACGAAGTTTAGAAGATGGCGTGCGCGTCGTCGGCGTAATCCAGGTCCTGTGGAGACCGATCGAACTCTTTCGCTCATGA
- a CDS encoding TetR/AcrR family transcriptional regulator — MSADLFSRNGYEQTTVQQVADAADIAVGTLFLYVRDKSDLLLLIFTERLEQLIVDSASQLRSGRIRKSVLAYFGAFLELYEADSELSRHFWREFLAGKQESRDKVNVVAAAMIAALQERLALARQKSEVGEHVDPKMAALHLYALFHATISFHLVGCAPFHSSQKTLSALLDSFWKGLGKATTGS; from the coding sequence GTGAGTGCTGACCTTTTCTCGAGGAACGGCTATGAGCAAACAACTGTTCAGCAGGTCGCCGATGCCGCAGACATTGCCGTCGGAACGCTATTCCTGTATGTACGCGATAAGAGTGATCTGCTGTTGCTGATCTTCACAGAGCGCCTGGAACAACTCATTGTTGATAGCGCGTCCCAGCTTCGCTCCGGGAGAATCCGTAAGTCTGTACTTGCTTACTTCGGGGCGTTTCTGGAACTGTACGAAGCCGATTCGGAACTGTCACGCCACTTCTGGCGCGAGTTTCTCGCCGGAAAGCAAGAGTCGAGGGACAAGGTAAATGTAGTAGCGGCGGCCATGATCGCAGCGTTGCAGGAGCGTCTTGCACTGGCGCGGCAGAAGTCCGAGGTCGGCGAACACGTTGATCCTAAGATGGCCGCCCTTCATCTGTATGCCCTGTTTCATGCCACGATCTCGTTCCATCTCGTGGGCTGTGCGCCATTTCACTCTTCGCAAAAGACGTTATCGGCGTTACTAGATTCCTTTTGGAAAGGCTTGGGAAAGGCTACAACTGGCAGCTAA